In a single window of the Pedococcus dokdonensis genome:
- a CDS encoding glycoside hydrolase family 3 N-terminal domain-containing protein, which translates to MTGGVIDSADRPWLDSSLPVPERVELLLARMTLQEKVGQTHQVANIHPHDDADQLASGAIGSSLFASGATGGNERDEGVLAANIDAAQRHAVEASRLGIPVLFGRDVIHGHRTVGPIPLGLAASFDESLVEQLAAVAASEAVVDGVAWTFAPMVDLSEEPRWGRVAESLGETPVLSGRLAAAMVRGFQGTGVTGADVSDRDRIAACAKHFAGYGLSAGGRDYDTVSVGENTLRNLHLRPFRTAVDAGVCTVMAAFNDVDGTPMHAHRHLLRDVLKGEWGFDGVVVADWNGIGQLVHQGVAADLRDAARLAIEAGVDLDMCSGSYAAHLADLVESGEVDVELVDDAVRRLLTLKLRLGLFETPYVGDPGRTNAPTAATRAVARRAAHGAHVLVSNNGVLPLTAEVGTVHLSGPFAEAGEELLGTWTLDGRGEDVVSPATAFGERLGDRLVVSDGRFSDRAVQQVRNAEVTVAVVGEHPWRSGEANSVTDIGLPAGQLDHLRQLARLGKPLVVVVYTGRPLDLGDVLDLADAVLVVWHPGVEAGPALADIVFGDVGPHGRLPMTFPRTTGHIPTSTHQRPTGRLVELHEEGTQGRYLDDQVYPRLPFGHGLTYTTFDYGELRTTGSLELGRDGSLDVEVDVTNTGPRAGREVVQLSFRDPVAQVTRPLTELVDWVALDLGPGEQGTATFTVRADQFAYYGADNVLRVDPGEIRLTAGPDALHGSSLSITITPTTTTNP; encoded by the coding sequence GTGACCGGCGGCGTCATCGACTCGGCCGACCGGCCCTGGCTCGACTCCTCCTTGCCGGTCCCAGAGCGGGTGGAGCTCCTGCTGGCCCGGATGACCTTGCAGGAGAAGGTCGGCCAGACCCACCAGGTCGCCAACATCCACCCCCACGACGACGCGGACCAGCTGGCCTCTGGTGCCATCGGGTCGAGCCTCTTCGCGAGCGGCGCGACCGGTGGCAACGAGCGCGACGAGGGCGTCCTCGCCGCCAACATCGACGCCGCCCAGCGCCACGCGGTCGAGGCGAGCCGACTCGGCATACCGGTGCTCTTCGGCCGTGACGTGATCCACGGCCACCGCACCGTGGGACCCATCCCGCTGGGACTGGCAGCCTCGTTCGACGAGTCGCTCGTCGAGCAGCTGGCTGCGGTCGCGGCCTCGGAGGCGGTCGTCGACGGGGTGGCGTGGACCTTCGCGCCGATGGTCGACCTGTCCGAGGAGCCCCGCTGGGGGCGCGTCGCCGAGTCGTTGGGCGAGACACCCGTCCTCAGCGGACGGCTCGCCGCCGCGATGGTGCGCGGCTTCCAGGGCACCGGTGTCACGGGCGCCGACGTGTCCGACCGCGACCGGATCGCGGCCTGCGCCAAGCACTTCGCCGGCTACGGACTGTCGGCCGGTGGTCGTGACTACGACACCGTGTCAGTCGGCGAGAACACCCTGCGAAACCTGCACCTGCGACCGTTCCGGACCGCGGTGGACGCGGGCGTCTGCACCGTGATGGCGGCGTTCAACGACGTCGACGGCACGCCGATGCACGCGCACCGCCACCTCCTGCGCGACGTGCTCAAGGGAGAGTGGGGGTTCGACGGCGTCGTCGTCGCCGACTGGAACGGCATCGGCCAGCTCGTCCACCAAGGAGTCGCGGCCGACCTCCGCGACGCCGCGCGGTTGGCCATCGAGGCCGGGGTCGACCTCGACATGTGCTCGGGTTCCTACGCCGCCCACCTCGCCGACCTGGTCGAGTCCGGTGAGGTCGACGTCGAGCTGGTCGACGACGCGGTGCGCCGGCTGCTGACCCTCAAGCTCCGGCTGGGGCTCTTCGAGACGCCATACGTCGGCGACCCCGGCCGCACCAACGCGCCGACCGCCGCCACGCGCGCGGTGGCCCGCCGAGCCGCTCACGGCGCCCACGTGCTCGTCTCGAACAACGGTGTCCTTCCGCTCACGGCCGAGGTGGGCACCGTGCACCTCAGCGGCCCCTTCGCGGAGGCGGGCGAGGAGCTGCTGGGCACCTGGACGCTCGACGGCCGTGGCGAGGACGTCGTCAGCCCCGCGACCGCCTTCGGTGAGCGGCTGGGCGACCGACTGGTCGTCAGCGACGGCCGGTTCAGCGACCGCGCCGTCCAGCAGGTGCGCAACGCCGAAGTCACCGTCGCGGTGGTGGGTGAGCACCCGTGGCGCTCTGGGGAGGCCAACTCCGTCACCGACATCGGGCTGCCGGCGGGACAGCTCGACCACCTGCGCCAGCTCGCCCGCCTCGGCAAGCCGCTGGTCGTGGTCGTCTACACCGGCCGTCCCCTCGACCTCGGCGACGTGCTCGACCTCGCCGACGCGGTGCTGGTCGTCTGGCACCCGGGGGTCGAGGCAGGACCGGCGCTGGCCGACATCGTGTTCGGCGACGTCGGACCGCACGGTCGGCTGCCGATGACCTTCCCCCGCACCACCGGCCACATCCCGACCAGCACCCACCAGCGGCCCACCGGGCGGCTCGTCGAGCTGCACGAGGAGGGCACCCAGGGCCGCTACCTCGACGACCAGGTGTATCCGCGGCTGCCGTTCGGGCACGGACTGACCTACACGACCTTCGACTACGGCGAGCTCCGCACCACCGGCTCGCTCGAGCTCGGCCGCGACGGGTCGCTCGACGTCGAGGTGGACGTCACCAACACCGGTCCCCGGGCCGGGCGCGAGGTGGTGCAGCTGTCGTTCCGCGACCCGGTCGCCCAGGTGACCCGGCCGCTCACCGAGCTCGTCGACTGGGTCGCCCTCGACCTGGGGCCGGGCGAGCAGGGCACCGCCACCTTCACCGTGCGAGCCGACCAGTTCGCCTACTACGGAGCTGACAACGTCCTGCGGGTCGACCCCGGCGAGATCCGCCTGACTGCCGGACCGGACGCCCTGCACGGCAGCTCACTGTCGATCACCATCACCCCGACCACCACCACCAACCCCTGA
- a CDS encoding GH36-type glycosyl hydrolase domain-containing protein, translated as MPSRTNAMTRGHHELSSASGLRAVFTDHGSLARLDAGPTSLLMYPASAHESGPANLYLRLLDGAGTTDGASRDVAWVPLLGPSSRSVVTWSEAGPVARGEWQGLRYAVWFRLADAAPAWFWHVEVENTGGAEVEVDVVLAHDPGLAPYDGLRVNEFYVSQYLDLTPVATENGTALAVRQNMPGQSVPWMLLGSLVEGRGWATDTLQLVRGAARPGAPVALSAADLPSHRLQHEHALAVLQDTPVRLASGGRHVTGFYGIVSPDHPEATSDADAAWHERALSQAEARPPTQPGTDDTTHSLAAPRSIFSTAPPLAVDDLDADTLAELTGDPDPRHLETDAEGRLLSWFGSEGSHVVTAAKERLVLRPHGHVLRTGDALVPDTGTLTSTLWMTGGFHSQLTRGHVGRGRLLSTRRGYLGVQRAHGLRVFVEEPSAEGGWALLETPSAWALRTDRATWWYARDDLALEVSSTAPSDAHELGWSVRWLSGAPRRLLVALNIAVDGDDGLGPAAHDVAVRDDGADIGAGSTSLHLGWPAGAVSVAADGPLFTDGEERGTSWVTLEVAPRSRFALTLSVTSADGDQEVRPTPEQRLGADWTRTVGALRLTAGASDPALAAEVAAIDTALPWFTQNALVHYLSPRGLEQFSGGAWGTRDVCQGPVGLLTALGRDADQRDVLLRLFRAQNARGDWPQAFDFLPPLAEAGQQDAHGDVLYWPVLAVGDYLRSTGDASLLSEGLPFVGDDALTPPASVEDHLRRALDRVAEVRVPGTSLPAYGHGDWNDSLQPADPHLAARLVSTWTTVLLVTALRSLADGLESCDAAPDLVTRAREAADAAHTALTDDLVVDGVLPGYVLLDDDGGSEPLVHPRDTRTGLTHGVLPWIHAISADLLSAEQARHHLDLIDQHLLGPDGARLFDRPVAYSGGPMKVFQRAEASTFWGREIGLMYMHAHLRYAEALARVGDAEQLFAALCQANPIGVTERVPRARPRQSTTYYSSSDGAFDDRLDASERYAALMAGDVDLEGGWRVYSSGPGLYLRLLAESLLGVRSRGALIEIDPVLAPGLDGLNARIPLGDKGLRVTYRVGSAGSGVVRVVARGRELETTPLANPYRSAGVSVRRADLLAAAVGGEVELTVETL; from the coding sequence GTGCCTTCTCGTACGAACGCAATGACGCGCGGCCACCACGAGCTCTCCAGCGCCTCCGGGCTGCGGGCGGTGTTCACGGACCACGGCAGCCTCGCCCGCCTCGACGCGGGCCCGACCTCGCTGCTCATGTACCCGGCGAGTGCCCACGAGTCCGGTCCGGCCAATCTCTACCTCCGCCTCCTCGACGGCGCAGGCACGACGGACGGTGCGAGCCGTGACGTCGCGTGGGTGCCCCTCCTGGGGCCGAGCAGCCGCAGTGTGGTCACGTGGTCGGAGGCCGGCCCCGTCGCCCGCGGCGAGTGGCAGGGCCTGCGGTATGCCGTGTGGTTCCGGCTCGCCGACGCCGCCCCCGCATGGTTCTGGCACGTCGAGGTGGAGAACACCGGCGGAGCCGAGGTCGAGGTGGACGTCGTGCTGGCGCACGACCCCGGGCTCGCGCCCTACGACGGCCTCCGCGTCAACGAGTTCTACGTCAGCCAGTACCTCGACCTCACGCCGGTCGCGACCGAGAACGGCACGGCCCTCGCCGTCCGCCAGAACATGCCGGGTCAGTCCGTCCCGTGGATGCTCCTCGGTTCGCTGGTCGAGGGTCGCGGGTGGGCCACCGACACCCTCCAGCTCGTCCGGGGAGCCGCCCGCCCGGGCGCCCCGGTGGCGCTGTCGGCCGCTGACCTGCCCTCGCACCGGCTCCAGCACGAGCACGCCCTGGCCGTCCTCCAGGACACCCCCGTCCGGCTCGCCAGCGGGGGGCGGCACGTCACCGGGTTCTACGGCATCGTCAGTCCCGACCACCCGGAAGCCACCTCCGACGCCGACGCGGCCTGGCACGAGCGTGCCCTGTCCCAGGCCGAGGCGCGGCCACCGACGCAGCCCGGGACCGACGACACCACCCACTCCCTCGCGGCCCCCCGTTCGATCTTCAGCACTGCGCCGCCACTGGCCGTCGACGACCTCGACGCCGACACCCTGGCCGAGCTGACCGGTGACCCCGACCCGCGGCACCTCGAGACCGACGCCGAGGGACGGTTGCTCTCGTGGTTCGGCAGCGAGGGCTCGCACGTCGTCACGGCGGCCAAGGAACGACTCGTCCTGCGCCCCCACGGACACGTCCTGCGCACCGGTGACGCCCTGGTGCCCGACACCGGCACGCTCACGTCGACGCTGTGGATGACCGGCGGCTTCCACTCCCAGCTCACCCGTGGCCACGTCGGCCGGGGGCGCCTGCTCTCGACCCGGCGTGGCTACCTGGGTGTCCAGCGGGCGCACGGCCTCAGGGTGTTCGTCGAGGAGCCGTCGGCCGAGGGAGGCTGGGCCCTCCTCGAGACCCCCAGCGCCTGGGCGCTGCGCACCGACCGCGCCACGTGGTGGTACGCCCGCGACGACCTCGCCCTGGAGGTGAGCTCGACGGCACCGAGCGACGCCCACGAGCTGGGGTGGTCTGTCCGCTGGTTGTCCGGCGCCCCGCGCCGGTTGCTCGTGGCCCTCAACATCGCGGTGGACGGCGACGACGGCCTCGGCCCCGCCGCACACGACGTGGCGGTGCGTGACGACGGTGCCGACATCGGCGCCGGCTCGACCTCGCTGCACCTCGGCTGGCCTGCCGGCGCGGTGTCGGTCGCGGCCGACGGGCCGCTCTTCACCGACGGCGAGGAGCGGGGCACCTCCTGGGTCACGCTCGAGGTCGCGCCCCGCAGCCGGTTCGCCCTCACCCTCTCCGTGACGAGCGCCGACGGCGACCAGGAGGTGCGCCCGACACCCGAACAGCGCCTGGGTGCCGACTGGACGCGGACGGTGGGCGCGCTACGGCTCACCGCGGGGGCCTCGGACCCGGCACTCGCCGCCGAGGTCGCCGCGATCGACACGGCGCTCCCGTGGTTCACCCAGAACGCCCTCGTCCACTACCTCTCACCGCGTGGTCTCGAGCAGTTCTCCGGCGGCGCCTGGGGCACCCGTGACGTGTGTCAGGGCCCGGTGGGCCTGCTGACCGCGCTGGGGCGCGACGCCGACCAGCGTGACGTGCTGCTGCGGCTCTTCCGGGCGCAGAACGCACGCGGCGACTGGCCGCAGGCCTTCGACTTCCTCCCTCCGCTGGCCGAGGCCGGTCAGCAGGACGCCCACGGCGACGTCCTGTACTGGCCCGTGTTGGCGGTCGGGGACTACCTGCGGTCGACGGGCGATGCCTCGTTGCTCAGCGAGGGACTTCCCTTCGTCGGCGACGACGCGCTCACCCCGCCGGCGTCCGTCGAGGACCACCTGCGGCGCGCGCTCGACCGGGTTGCCGAGGTCCGCGTGCCCGGCACCTCCCTGCCCGCCTACGGCCACGGCGACTGGAACGACTCCCTCCAGCCGGCCGACCCGCACCTCGCCGCGCGCCTCGTGTCCACCTGGACCACGGTGCTGCTGGTCACCGCGCTGCGCTCACTCGCCGATGGCCTGGAGTCCTGCGACGCCGCCCCCGACCTCGTCACCCGGGCCCGAGAGGCCGCCGACGCCGCGCACACCGCCCTCACCGACGACCTGGTCGTCGACGGGGTGCTGCCCGGTTACGTGCTGCTCGACGACGACGGAGGGTCCGAGCCGCTGGTGCACCCCCGCGACACCCGCACCGGCCTGACCCACGGCGTGCTGCCGTGGATCCACGCCATCTCCGCCGACCTGCTCAGCGCCGAGCAGGCGCGCCACCACCTCGACCTCATCGACCAGCACCTGCTCGGACCCGACGGCGCGCGGCTGTTCGACCGGCCGGTGGCCTACAGCGGTGGGCCGATGAAGGTGTTCCAGCGGGCCGAGGCGAGCACCTTCTGGGGGCGCGAGATCGGGCTCATGTACATGCATGCCCACCTGCGCTACGCCGAGGCGCTGGCCCGCGTCGGCGACGCGGAGCAGCTCTTCGCCGCGCTCTGCCAGGCCAACCCGATCGGGGTGACCGAGCGGGTGCCGCGGGCGCGGCCGCGACAGTCCACCACCTACTACTCCTCGTCGGACGGCGCGTTCGACGACCGGCTCGACGCCAGCGAGCGGTATGCCGCGCTGATGGCCGGCGATGTCGACCTGGAAGGCGGGTGGCGGGTCTACTCCTCGGGTCCCGGGCTCTACCTGCGGCTGCTCGCCGAGAGCCTACTGGGCGTCCGGTCGCGCGGCGCACTGATCGAGATCGACCCGGTGCTCGCACCTGGTCTCGACGGCCTGAATGCCCGAATCCCCTTGGGAGACAAGGGGCTTCGGGTCACCTACCGCGTGGGTTCGGCAGGCTCGGGGGTGGTGCGAGTCGTCGCGCGCGGACGAGAGCTCGAGACCACGCCGCTCGCCAACCCCTACCGATCGGCCGGCGTCAGTGTGCGGCGGGCCGACCTCCTGGCTGCGGCCGTGGGCGGCGAGGTCGAGCTCACCGTGGAGACCCTGTGA
- a CDS encoding ABC transporter substrate-binding protein produces MIAQLTFPSDAPAAMGGLVDYNPYAVNALTKTWLYEPLMVRNGITCQITPWLATDYKWSSDAATLEFTIRDGVKWSDGQPLTAKDVAFTLNLAKTYPAIDRAAIWKPIFGAPATSVTANANKVRIAFGGNAAPKFDELIKLQILPEHVYSKVGDVTKYIDKAPVGSGPFKVGNYNGRRLELVRRADYWQADKIKVQKLILEGNYDASQAALKLRSGQLDAYWGEIPNPERSFVGADKKTNHFWFAPNGATVLSPNVQKVPFDDVKFREAIAPALNREEMSQKATYGIMKPASQTGLKLPAAAKLLPEKYAANDGADTVIKFDAAKAAQLLDAAGYAKGPDGKRKGKDGQPLNLTFTVQAGYIDYQSMAEVVVRNLNSIGVTTKLNTTAPESVDAQKKSGDFQLMFEYINGGCDNAKNFGGKLSSDQIPTKTEILPNVERWNDPATDATVKELSATTDEAKQKELVGTLVDTMMTQYPVTPLIYAPARILYRTDKAVGWPSESDPYAQPADDRLLIMTHLKPAK; encoded by the coding sequence ATGATCGCGCAGCTGACCTTCCCCAGCGACGCACCAGCGGCCATGGGTGGACTGGTCGACTACAACCCCTATGCGGTGAACGCGCTCACCAAGACCTGGCTCTACGAGCCGCTCATGGTGCGTAACGGCATCACCTGCCAGATCACCCCGTGGCTGGCCACCGACTACAAGTGGAGCAGCGACGCAGCCACTCTGGAGTTCACGATCCGCGACGGAGTGAAGTGGAGCGACGGCCAGCCGCTCACGGCCAAGGACGTCGCCTTCACCCTCAACCTCGCCAAGACCTACCCGGCCATCGACCGGGCCGCGATCTGGAAGCCGATCTTCGGCGCACCGGCCACGTCGGTGACCGCGAACGCCAACAAGGTGCGGATCGCATTCGGGGGCAACGCCGCTCCCAAGTTCGACGAGCTGATCAAGCTGCAGATCCTGCCCGAGCACGTGTACTCCAAGGTCGGGGACGTCACCAAGTACATCGACAAGGCCCCGGTCGGCTCCGGCCCGTTCAAGGTCGGCAACTACAACGGCCGCCGCCTCGAGCTCGTCCGTCGCGCCGACTACTGGCAGGCCGACAAGATCAAGGTGCAGAAGCTGATCCTGGAGGGCAACTACGACGCCTCCCAGGCCGCCCTCAAGCTCCGCTCGGGCCAGCTCGACGCCTACTGGGGTGAGATCCCCAACCCCGAGCGCTCGTTCGTCGGTGCCGACAAGAAGACCAACCACTTCTGGTTCGCCCCCAACGGCGCGACGGTGCTGAGCCCCAACGTGCAGAAGGTTCCCTTCGACGACGTGAAGTTCCGCGAGGCCATCGCCCCGGCGCTCAACCGTGAGGAGATGTCGCAGAAGGCGACCTACGGGATCATGAAGCCGGCCAGCCAGACCGGTCTCAAGCTGCCCGCGGCGGCCAAGCTGCTGCCCGAGAAGTACGCCGCGAACGACGGTGCCGACACGGTCATCAAGTTCGACGCGGCCAAGGCCGCGCAGCTGCTGGACGCGGCCGGCTACGCCAAGGGCCCCGACGGCAAGCGCAAGGGCAAGGACGGCCAGCCGCTCAACCTGACCTTCACCGTCCAGGCCGGCTACATCGACTACCAGTCGATGGCCGAGGTCGTCGTCCGCAACCTCAACTCCATTGGCGTGACGACCAAGCTGAACACCACGGCACCCGAGAGCGTCGATGCACAGAAGAAGTCCGGTGACTTCCAGCTGATGTTCGAGTACATCAACGGCGGCTGCGACAACGCCAAGAACTTCGGCGGCAAGCTCTCCTCGGACCAGATCCCGACGAAGACCGAGATCCTGCCCAACGTCGAGCGCTGGAACGACCCCGCGACCGACGCGACGGTCAAGGAGCTCAGCGCGACCACCGACGAGGCGAAACAGAAGGAGCTCGTCGGGACGCTGGTCGACACGATGATGACGCAGTACCCGGTGACGCCGCTGATCTACGCCCCGGCGCGGATCCTCTACCGCACCGACAAGGCGGTCGGCTGGCCGAGCGAGTCGGACCCGTACGCGCAGCCGGCGGACGACCGCCTGCTCATCATGACCCACCTGAAGCCCGCCAAGTGA
- a CDS encoding ABC transporter permease, which translates to MRYFARKIAFFLATLWAAITLNFVIPRLQPGDPAEVMVQKLAGKDAQLNPAAVEAMRAMLGAPDGSLFHQYVEYLKALAHGDFGLSYTYYPYPVTEVIGQALPWTLVLVGVTQVLAFVIGITLGAFAAWRRNSRFDGIVTLGSTFVGTLPGFWIALLLLFIFGYTMGWFPTGGGYSATTPGLNAAFLGDAAYHSILPALSLLVTAPIGWILGMRNTMVMNLGEDYIRLAKAKGLPDKVVALRYAARNALLPSVTGFAIALGGVLGGSILVEQIYDYPGMGRLMAEAIGNRDFPLLQTLLLFIIIGVLLANLVADLLYGVLDPRARRSQS; encoded by the coding sequence GTGAGGTACTTCGCTCGCAAGATCGCGTTCTTCCTCGCCACCCTGTGGGCCGCGATCACGCTGAACTTCGTGATCCCGCGGCTCCAGCCCGGCGACCCCGCCGAGGTGATGGTGCAGAAGCTCGCCGGCAAGGACGCCCAACTCAACCCCGCAGCCGTGGAGGCCATGCGAGCCATGCTGGGCGCCCCGGACGGGAGCCTCTTCCACCAGTACGTGGAGTACCTGAAGGCGCTGGCCCACGGCGACTTCGGCCTCTCCTACACGTACTACCCCTACCCCGTCACCGAGGTGATCGGGCAAGCCCTGCCGTGGACCCTGGTCCTCGTGGGCGTCACCCAGGTGCTCGCCTTCGTCATCGGGATCACCCTCGGGGCGTTCGCAGCCTGGCGACGCAACTCGCGGTTCGACGGCATCGTCACGCTCGGCTCGACCTTCGTCGGGACGTTGCCGGGGTTCTGGATCGCGTTGCTGCTGCTGTTCATCTTCGGCTACACGATGGGCTGGTTCCCGACCGGAGGTGGCTACTCGGCCACGACGCCCGGCCTGAACGCGGCGTTCCTCGGCGACGCGGCATACCACTCCATCCTGCCCGCACTGTCGCTGCTGGTCACTGCCCCGATCGGGTGGATCCTCGGCATGCGCAACACGATGGTGATGAACCTGGGCGAGGACTACATCCGGCTCGCCAAGGCCAAGGGCCTGCCCGACAAGGTCGTGGCGCTCCGGTATGCCGCGCGGAACGCGTTGCTGCCCAGCGTCACCGGGTTCGCGATCGCCTTGGGCGGGGTGCTCGGTGGCTCGATCCTCGTGGAGCAGATCTACGACTACCCGGGGATGGGGCGGCTGATGGCCGAGGCGATCGGCAACCGCGACTTCCCGCTGCTGCAGACGCTGCTGCTCTTCATCATCATCGGGGTCCTGCTGGCGAACCTCGTCGCAGACCTGCTCTACGGCGTGCTCGACCCGCGCGCGAGGAGGTCGCAGTCATGA
- a CDS encoding ABC transporter permease produces the protein MTAGVVQTGADERPGDGTDNQAPIGAGYTQQRWWQLIWGNGKARVGIFLLLGFVLVAVLAPLIAPYEGTRSDFEALLPPGGDHWLGTTTQGGDIFSQLVYGSRISLVVGLFGGLVSTAIALVIGMWSGYKEGTVVDDILSFFTNVAIVVPVLPLMIVLIAYSEVRGIPLIVFVIGITSWAGHARAKRSQIITLRNRDFVTAAKFAGEGSGRIIFREIMPSMTSLVAAGFVGASTGAIGAEAGLSFLGLGDPNTVSWGTMLYQANEQGAVGQGLWLWVLAPGLVLALLITSLTFINFGVDLLSNPHLRED, from the coding sequence ATGACCGCAGGTGTGGTCCAGACCGGTGCGGACGAACGCCCCGGTGACGGCACGGACAACCAGGCGCCGATCGGTGCCGGCTACACCCAGCAGCGCTGGTGGCAGCTGATCTGGGGCAACGGCAAGGCGCGGGTCGGCATCTTCCTGCTGCTCGGCTTCGTCCTCGTGGCGGTCCTCGCGCCGCTGATCGCCCCCTACGAGGGCACCCGCTCCGACTTCGAGGCGCTGCTGCCGCCCGGCGGGGACCACTGGCTGGGCACCACGACCCAGGGCGGCGACATCTTCTCGCAGCTGGTCTACGGCAGCCGGATCTCGTTGGTCGTGGGGCTGTTCGGCGGGCTCGTGTCGACCGCCATCGCCCTGGTGATCGGGATGTGGTCGGGCTACAAGGAAGGCACCGTCGTCGACGACATCCTGTCGTTCTTCACGAACGTCGCGATCGTCGTGCCGGTGCTCCCCCTGATGATCGTCCTGATCGCCTACAGCGAGGTGCGTGGCATCCCGCTCATCGTCTTCGTCATCGGCATCACCTCGTGGGCCGGCCACGCTCGGGCCAAGCGGTCGCAGATCATCACGCTGCGCAACCGCGACTTCGTGACCGCGGCCAAGTTCGCCGGCGAGGGCTCCGGACGGATCATCTTCCGCGAGATCATGCCGAGCATGACGTCCCTCGTGGCGGCCGGCTTCGTCGGCGCGTCGACCGGGGCGATCGGCGCAGAGGCCGGGCTGTCCTTCCTGGGTCTCGGCGACCCCAACACGGTCTCGTGGGGCACGATGCTCTACCAGGCCAACGAGCAGGGCGCCGTCGGCCAGGGCCTCTGGCTCTGGGTGCTGGCTCCCGGTCTCGTGCTGGCGCTGCTCATCACCTCGCTGACGTTCATCAACTTCGGGGTCGACCTGCTGTCCAACCCCCACCTCAGGGAGGACTGA